The proteins below are encoded in one region of Defluviitalea raffinosedens:
- a CDS encoding DUF6062 family protein → MKEQIYTIPVIDAFKENSECPFCTLHQALERESVDFMLGASYMEDDIRMETNKSGFCPHHYQMLFNENNRLGLALILHTHFQEVNKFLSNAIDSQKDSAPRNSSFLSGLIKKRVPSKPYKNPISSDLNTIYDDCYICNKIEKTFERYMDTFFYLWKKDPEFVSLVSDGKGFCLNHFAFLIESANSALNKEQYNHFTQIVFPIQLENFKRIEEELDWFIQKFDYRFKEEPWKNSKDAVQRAILKISGMAVEE, encoded by the coding sequence ATGAAAGAACAAATTTATACAATACCAGTTATTGATGCATTTAAAGAAAATTCGGAATGCCCTTTTTGCACATTGCACCAGGCTTTAGAAAGAGAAAGCGTCGACTTTATGCTTGGAGCATCTTACATGGAAGATGACATTCGAATGGAAACCAATAAAAGTGGTTTTTGTCCCCATCATTATCAAATGCTTTTTAACGAAAACAATCGTCTTGGTCTGGCACTTATACTTCATACTCATTTCCAGGAAGTTAATAAATTTCTTTCTAACGCAATAGATTCACAAAAGGACTCAGCCCCCCGCAACTCTTCTTTTCTGTCCGGACTGATTAAGAAAAGAGTGCCTTCCAAACCATATAAAAATCCTATTTCTTCAGACCTCAATACTATCTATGATGACTGCTACATATGCAATAAGATTGAGAAAACCTTCGAACGCTATATGGACACTTTTTTTTATCTATGGAAAAAAGATCCTGAATTTGTCTCCTTAGTGTCTGATGGTAAAGGCTTTTGCTTAAACCACTTTGCTTTCCTTATTGAAAGCGCGAATTCCGCTTTAAATAAGGAGCAATACAATCATTTTACTCAGATTGTTTTTCCCATTCAACTTGAAAATTTTAAAAGAATAGAAGAAGAACTGGATTGGTTCATCCAAAAATTCGACTACAGATTCAAAGAAGAACCATGGAAAAACTCAAAAGACGCTGTCCAGAGAGCTATTCTAAAAATCTCTGGTATGGCAGTTGAAGAATAA
- a CDS encoding PqqD family protein yields the protein MKNDRNVLEMIPVRNEKILWEVKEDKVLLTINRDRTFDRLMNKLFKTPLKTTVELEEFGSFIWQKCDGTNTIGDLSNLLEENFGEKAHPVLERLLIYMKSLRENNFIHLK from the coding sequence ATGAAAAACGACAGAAATGTACTGGAAATGATCCCTGTACGAAATGAAAAAATACTATGGGAAGTCAAAGAGGATAAGGTACTCTTAACCATTAACAGAGATCGAACTTTTGATCGTTTGATGAACAAGTTATTTAAAACCCCTCTGAAGACTACTGTAGAATTGGAAGAGTTTGGTTCATTTATATGGCAAAAATGTGACGGAACCAATACGATAGGTGATCTCTCAAACCTTTTAGAAGAGAATTTCGGCGAAAAGGCTCATCCCGTTTTAGAAAGACTGCTCATATATATGAAAAGTTTGCGTGAGAATAATTTTATCCATCTGAAATAG
- a CDS encoding DUF3006 domain-containing protein yields MFITIDRFENGFAVVELENGKVIDMPKELIPEGAKEGTVLEIRIDDQETEKRKREIEEMAKDLWT; encoded by the coding sequence ATGTTTATTACGATTGACAGGTTTGAAAATGGATTTGCTGTTGTAGAATTAGAAAACGGCAAGGTTATTGATATGCCGAAAGAACTTATCCCTGAGGGTGCGAAAGAGGGAACAGTTCTTGAAATACGCATAGATGATCAGGAGACAGAGAAGAGAAAGCGGGAAATAGAGGAGATGGCTAAAGACTTATGGACATAA
- a CDS encoding ComEC/Rec2 family competence protein, with protein MNRQRFRAFISFVALMSLLIFIVTGCSIEIETENEKEPSGNLKVHFIDVGQADAILIEQNNQYMLIDAGNNNDSDLVVNYLTEHHVDKLQYLIGTHPHEDHIGGMDAVINNFDIEQIFMPKVTSTTKTFKDVIMAVKNKNLKVTTPKVGDSYTLGDAEWMILAPNSEEYTELNDYSIVIRLVFGSNSFMFMGDAEKTSEEEILELTYQELESDVLKVGHHGSHSSTSDEFLEAVHPRYAVISAGKDNKYGHPHEETITKLQQGNIEILRTDQSGTIIFSADGKGNLVYEKEY; from the coding sequence ATGAACAGACAGCGTTTTAGAGCATTCATAAGCTTTGTAGCACTTATGAGTCTTCTCATTTTTATTGTTACAGGGTGCTCGATAGAAATTGAAACGGAAAATGAGAAAGAACCAAGTGGGAACCTAAAGGTTCATTTTATAGATGTCGGGCAAGCAGATGCCATACTTATTGAGCAAAATAATCAGTATATGCTCATTGATGCAGGCAATAATAATGACAGTGACTTGGTTGTAAATTATCTTACAGAACATCATGTTGACAAATTGCAATATTTGATAGGAACCCATCCCCATGAAGACCATATAGGAGGAATGGATGCAGTTATTAACAATTTTGATATAGAGCAGATTTTTATGCCGAAGGTGACAAGTACTACTAAAACCTTTAAAGATGTCATCATGGCTGTTAAAAATAAAAATCTTAAAGTTACCACTCCTAAAGTTGGAGATTCCTATACTTTGGGAGATGCAGAGTGGATGATACTTGCGCCTAACAGCGAAGAATATACAGAACTCAACGATTATTCTATTGTCATTCGCTTAGTTTTTGGAAGTAATTCTTTTATGTTTATGGGGGATGCAGAAAAAACATCGGAAGAGGAGATCTTGGAGCTTACCTACCAAGAACTTGAATCGGATGTTCTAAAAGTCGGTCATCATGGCAGCCATAGTTCTACATCAGATGAATTTTTGGAAGCTGTTCATCCACGTTATGCTGTGATTTCCGCAGGGAAAGACAATAAGTATGGTCATCCTCATGAAGAAACAATCACTAAGTTGCAGCAAGGAAATATAGAAATCTTAAGAACAGATCAAAGTGGTACGATTATTTTTTCAGCAGACGGAAAAGGAAATCTAGTCTATGAAAAGGAGTATTAG
- a CDS encoding DUF5131 family protein, translated as MPTWNPWHGCTKISPGCAHCYVYRRDAEFDKDASVVQKTSSFDLPVQKNRKGEYKLKADGEFVYTCFTSDFFHPIADEWRTDAWRYIKLRSDLNFFIVTKRPDRFYKNLPSDWGEGYENVHICCTCENQEMTDQRLPVFLELPVKHQSIIHEPMLEAIDIRKYLAKYHSKIENVICGGESGKDARVCDYDWILSTRAQCMEFGVPFHFKQTGAHFRKGNRIYYIERKYQMSQAAKAGIDYKQQ; from the coding sequence ATGCCTACCTGGAATCCATGGCATGGATGTACGAAAATTAGCCCGGGATGTGCGCATTGTTATGTATACAGGCGGGATGCAGAGTTTGATAAAGATGCTTCAGTAGTTCAAAAGACTTCATCATTCGATCTTCCTGTTCAGAAAAACCGCAAGGGCGAATATAAACTTAAAGCTGATGGGGAGTTCGTATACACTTGTTTTACATCTGATTTTTTTCATCCAATAGCAGATGAGTGGCGTACAGATGCCTGGCGGTATATTAAACTGCGTTCAGATCTTAATTTTTTCATTGTAACCAAAAGACCTGACCGTTTTTATAAAAATTTGCCCTCCGACTGGGGAGAGGGCTATGAAAATGTTCACATTTGCTGTACCTGTGAAAACCAAGAAATGACGGATCAAAGGTTGCCTGTTTTTTTGGAATTACCTGTTAAACATCAGTCCATTATTCATGAGCCAATGCTGGAGGCTATTGACATCAGAAAATATTTGGCCAAATATCATAGCAAAATAGAAAATGTGATCTGTGGCGGTGAATCTGGTAAAGACGCAAGGGTATGCGATTACGATTGGATACTCTCTACCAGAGCTCAATGTATGGAGTTTGGTGTACCTTTTCATTTCAAGCAAACAGGAGCCCATTTTCGTAAAGGGAATCGCATCTATTACATCGAAAGAAAATATCAGATGAGTCAGGCAGCTAAAGCAGGAATTGATTATAAACAGCAATAA
- a CDS encoding OPT family oligopeptide transporter, producing the protein MAQKNVATGADGEKFTPYVPANKVMPEFTGLSIVLGILLSVVFGAANAYLGLKVGMTVSASIPAAVISMTIVRVILKRKSILENNMVQTIASAGESLAAGAIFTLPALFLWGESPSALTMTLITLAGGALGVLFMIPIRRYLIVQEHGKLPYPEGTACAEVLLAGEEGGSGAGLIFAGGGIGLIYKFLGDGLKLFPTEIETPIKGFDGAAIGMDVLPALLGVGFIIGPKISAYMLAGAILAWLAFIPMITFIGSDLTSAVLPAADLIKDLGYWGIWSNYIRYIGAGAVAAGGIISMIKSLPVMISSFRDAVKGFGIKASGEIERTDKDLNGKYVTIATIVIIVLMGILPVIPVGIMGAILIAIFGFLFVTVSSRIVGLLGSSSNPVSGMTIATLLFTTIIMKATGASGKPGMIAVLCVGAVICTAAAIAGDASQDLKTGYLVGATPWKQQLGEIIGVAASAVAIGFIMILLNNAYTFGSKELGAPQATLMKLVIEGIMDGNLPWNLVFIGVSSSLIFEVLGISSLPVAIGIYLPIHLSTPIMVGGLVKGALDLLVKNNEENKAKTENGILYSSGLIAGEGLMGIILAGFAAANVDLAVGNYPLGQLGALILFCLVILSLIYYVFFKKTEEKTVKK; encoded by the coding sequence ATGGCACAAAAAAATGTAGCCACAGGAGCAGATGGTGAAAAATTTACACCATATGTTCCAGCTAACAAGGTTATGCCTGAATTTACAGGTCTATCTATTGTATTGGGTATATTGCTATCCGTAGTATTCGGTGCAGCAAATGCTTATTTAGGCCTGAAGGTTGGTATGACTGTATCAGCTTCCATACCAGCTGCAGTTATATCTATGACCATTGTTAGAGTTATATTAAAAAGAAAATCTATTCTGGAAAACAACATGGTTCAAACCATCGCATCAGCCGGTGAATCCCTTGCAGCCGGTGCAATCTTTACGTTACCAGCGTTGTTCTTATGGGGCGAATCACCCAGCGCATTAACGATGACTCTGATCACCTTAGCAGGTGGTGCACTTGGGGTATTATTCATGATCCCTATCAGAAGATACTTGATTGTACAAGAACATGGTAAATTACCATATCCGGAAGGAACAGCCTGTGCTGAAGTTCTTCTTGCTGGAGAAGAAGGTGGAAGCGGTGCGGGATTGATCTTTGCCGGTGGTGGAATAGGACTCATTTATAAATTCTTAGGGGATGGATTAAAACTGTTCCCAACTGAAATTGAAACTCCGATAAAAGGATTTGATGGAGCAGCTATTGGTATGGATGTTTTACCTGCTCTTCTTGGCGTTGGCTTTATTATTGGACCAAAAATTTCTGCATATATGCTTGCCGGTGCAATATTGGCATGGCTTGCTTTTATCCCCATGATTACTTTCATTGGAAGTGATTTGACATCAGCTGTATTGCCAGCAGCAGACTTAATCAAAGACTTAGGTTACTGGGGAATCTGGTCTAATTATATCCGCTACATAGGTGCCGGAGCCGTTGCAGCCGGTGGTATTATCAGTATGATTAAATCTCTGCCTGTTATGATTTCATCCTTCAGAGATGCAGTAAAAGGTTTTGGAATAAAAGCTTCAGGTGAAATTGAAAGAACTGATAAAGACCTGAATGGTAAATATGTAACTATTGCAACCATTGTTATTATCGTGTTAATGGGCATACTACCTGTTATCCCCGTTGGAATAATGGGCGCTATATTGATTGCAATATTCGGTTTCTTATTCGTAACCGTTTCTTCAAGAATCGTTGGTCTTCTTGGAAGTTCTTCCAACCCTGTTTCAGGTATGACAATTGCAACATTATTATTCACTACCATCATTATGAAAGCCACTGGAGCCAGCGGCAAACCCGGAATGATTGCCGTTCTTTGCGTAGGCGCAGTAATCTGTACAGCAGCAGCAATTGCTGGTGATGCTTCACAAGACTTAAAAACAGGTTATCTTGTAGGAGCAACTCCATGGAAACAACAACTTGGTGAAATCATAGGTGTAGCTGCTTCTGCAGTAGCAATCGGATTCATCATGATTCTATTAAACAATGCCTACACCTTTGGTTCTAAAGAATTGGGAGCACCTCAGGCAACTCTTATGAAACTTGTTATTGAAGGTATTATGGATGGAAACTTGCCTTGGAATCTTGTATTTATCGGTGTTTCTTCTTCATTGATATTTGAAGTATTAGGCATTTCTTCTCTACCAGTTGCTATCGGCATCTACCTTCCAATTCATTTATCCACTCCAATCATGGTTGGTGGACTTGTAAAAGGTGCGCTTGATCTCTTGGTTAAAAATAACGAAGAAAATAAAGCTAAAACTGAAAATGGTATATTGTACAGCTCCGGCTTAATTGCAGGGGAAGGATTAATGGGAATAATACTGGCAGGATTTGCTGCAGCCAATGTAGATCTTGCAGTTGGAAATTACCCATTAGGACAATTAGGTGCTCTCATCCTCTTCTGCTTAGTCATACTATCATTGATATACTATGTATTCTTTAAGAAAACAGAAGAGAAAACTGTGAAAAAATAA
- a CDS encoding nitroreductase family protein, with protein sequence MSFLDLAKERYSVRNFKEQEVEKEKILQVLEAARVAPSAVNYQPWHFIVITDQQLRSKVAETYPRPWFQSAPVVIVACGDHSQSWKRKDGKDHCDIDVAIAVDHMTLAAADLGLGTCWVCAFDAQKCHEILGLPDHLEVVALLPMGYPKEDSKPEKKRKSIEDIVSWEE encoded by the coding sequence ATGAGTTTTTTGGATCTTGCAAAGGAAAGATATTCTGTTAGAAATTTCAAAGAACAAGAGGTAGAAAAAGAAAAAATTCTTCAAGTATTGGAAGCTGCGAGAGTTGCTCCTTCTGCGGTAAATTATCAACCCTGGCATTTTATTGTGATTACAGATCAGCAGTTAAGAAGTAAAGTAGCAGAAACTTATCCACGTCCATGGTTTCAAAGTGCACCGGTTGTAATTGTTGCTTGTGGGGATCATTCTCAATCATGGAAAAGAAAAGATGGTAAAGACCATTGTGATATAGATGTTGCTATAGCGGTTGACCATATGACTTTAGCTGCCGCTGATTTAGGACTTGGTACCTGTTGGGTATGTGCTTTTGATGCGCAAAAGTGCCATGAAATATTAGGACTACCAGACCACTTAGAAGTAGTTGCCCTTTTACCCATGGGATATCCAAAAGAAGACAGCAAGCCGGAGAAAAAAAGAAAAAGTATTGAAGACATTGTAAGCTGGGAAGAATAG
- a CDS encoding multicopper oxidase domain-containing protein, whose protein sequence is MTLEPFVDPLPLTRTLQPKERFKCFTYYEVTMKEFLHNFHSNLPNTRVWGYEGEIPGPTIEVTQGECVHIKWINDLPDRHLLPIDHTIHGSGEDMPNVRTVVHLHGAEVEPESDGHPEA, encoded by the coding sequence ATGACTCTTGAGCCTTTTGTAGATCCCCTTCCACTTACAAGAACTTTACAGCCAAAGGAACGATTCAAATGTTTTACTTATTATGAAGTTACAATGAAAGAGTTTTTGCATAATTTCCACTCGAATCTTCCCAATACGAGAGTATGGGGGTATGAAGGAGAAATTCCCGGCCCTACAATTGAGGTAACTCAAGGCGAATGTGTCCATATAAAATGGATAAACGATCTGCCTGATAGACATTTGCTACCAATTGACCATACTATTCATGGCTCAGGTGAAGATATGCCTAATGTCCGTACAGTCGTTCATCTCCACGGAGCTGAAGTAGAACCTGAAAGTGACGGCCATCCGGAAGCCTAG
- a CDS encoding glycoside hydrolase family 3 protein: MKRNEKTATWKRVTVNGLIIIAFLLSVIIVVKLNFFDERVGHDQNMDQVSEQTDDEMNNSDRDDSKLPQENETAKENSGESTDEDAGEENESEDILVNEILNQMDLHQKVCQMSIVFLDSLTGVSNTTAAGDIVKNALTEYPVGGVLFQKGNLSSEEQVISMIQGIQSYANIPLFVASDEEGGRVARVMETLHPYSLDAMLTYKNMGKKKAYENAVLIAGSIKKYGFNTAFAPVADVWSNPENTVIGDRAYSDNFEQAAELISAAVQGFRDQDIICSLKHFPGHGDTKVDSHYGAAYVTKSLDQLRKEEFLPFKAGIDAGADMVMIGHLIVPDIEDVPATFSYKIVTDILKNELNFEGIVITDALNMQAIADHYDSSTAAVYAVKAGADILLCPSSLQGSVEALMNAVQRGEFSEERINESVKKILKLKFQKGIISNIDLSEFQQ; the protein is encoded by the coding sequence ATGAAAAGAAATGAAAAAACGGCAACATGGAAGCGAGTTACTGTTAATGGTTTGATCATTATAGCTTTTCTCTTAAGCGTTATAATAGTAGTAAAATTAAACTTTTTTGATGAAAGAGTGGGACACGACCAGAATATGGATCAAGTTTCTGAACAAACAGATGATGAAATGAATAATAGTGATAGGGATGACAGTAAATTACCTCAGGAAAATGAAACAGCCAAGGAAAACAGCGGCGAATCTACGGATGAGGACGCTGGTGAAGAAAATGAAAGTGAAGACATTCTGGTAAATGAAATCCTGAATCAAATGGACTTGCATCAAAAAGTATGTCAAATGTCTATAGTTTTTCTAGATTCTTTGACTGGAGTGAGTAATACAACGGCAGCAGGAGATATTGTCAAAAACGCATTAACAGAATATCCTGTCGGAGGAGTGCTTTTCCAAAAGGGAAACCTAAGCAGTGAAGAGCAAGTCATCAGCATGATCCAAGGGATACAGTCTTATGCTAATATTCCTCTATTTGTCGCCAGTGATGAAGAAGGCGGGCGGGTTGCCAGAGTCATGGAAACACTTCATCCCTATTCTTTAGATGCTATGTTAACGTATAAAAATATGGGGAAGAAGAAGGCCTATGAGAATGCTGTATTGATTGCCGGTTCAATCAAAAAATATGGATTTAATACAGCCTTCGCTCCAGTGGCAGATGTATGGTCCAATCCCGAGAATACAGTCATAGGTGATCGTGCTTATAGTGATAACTTTGAACAGGCTGCGGAGTTGATATCGGCCGCAGTACAGGGGTTTAGAGATCAAGACATCATTTGCTCCTTAAAGCATTTTCCCGGGCATGGAGATACAAAGGTGGATTCCCATTATGGTGCGGCTTATGTAACGAAATCTCTTGATCAGCTTCGTAAAGAAGAGTTTTTGCCGTTCAAAGCAGGTATTGATGCAGGAGCAGATATGGTTATGATTGGACATCTTATCGTGCCGGATATAGAGGATGTTCCTGCCACCTTTTCCTATAAAATCGTTACAGATATTCTGAAGAACGAGCTGAATTTTGAAGGCATTGTTATCACCGATGCTCTCAATATGCAGGCGATAGCGGATCATTATGATTCCTCCACTGCAGCTGTTTATGCAGTGAAAGCCGGAGCAGATATATTATTATGTCCTTCAAGTTTACAAGGATCTGTTGAGGCCTTAATGAATGCAGTGCAAAGAGGAGAGTTTTCAGAAGAACGGATTAATGAAAGCGTTAAAAAAATTTTGAAGTTAAAATTCCAAAAAGGAATCATCAGTAATATTGACTTAAGCGAGTTTCAGCAGTGA
- a CDS encoding multicopper oxidase domain-containing protein — protein sequence MYIIRNEQEDSLGLPSGKYEIPLIIQDKSFNEDGSLFYPRTVDNPPPEFPNPSIIPGFVGDFIVVNGKIWPYLEVEQRKYRFRILNASNQRFYRMRLDSGQPFVQIGSDGGLLQRPVTVDEITIAPAERVDVIIDFSEQPVGSNIILTNTARTPFDFGAPPDPNTTGLIMQFRVISREGTDESQVPKFLTTVKRFNESEAKRTRDITLDVTQDRYGRLMFMLNDHMYIDKITENPMLGDIEIWRIINSGIAVHPIHIHLVQFQILDRIPFDVEAYNLKGQIRFTGDPEPPLPGEQGWKDTVQAFPGFVTRVIMRFAPYIGRYVYHCHILEHEDYDMMRQFEVIPRRLTLCGNDKCLECSQSCRCICE from the coding sequence ATGTATATTATCCGTAACGAACAGGAGGATTCTCTTGGCCTTCCTTCAGGCAAATATGAAATTCCTTTAATCATTCAAGATAAGTCTTTTAATGAGGATGGTTCTCTTTTCTATCCCAGAACAGTAGATAATCCTCCTCCCGAATTTCCCAATCCTTCGATTATTCCAGGTTTTGTAGGAGATTTCATTGTTGTAAATGGAAAGATATGGCCTTACCTGGAAGTTGAACAAAGAAAATATCGCTTCCGTATTTTAAATGCCTCTAATCAAAGGTTTTATCGCATGAGACTAGACTCCGGCCAACCCTTTGTACAGATAGGTTCCGATGGAGGATTATTGCAAAGACCGGTTACTGTGGATGAAATCACTATAGCACCGGCAGAGCGGGTGGATGTAATCATTGATTTTAGTGAGCAACCCGTTGGTTCAAACATTATATTAACAAATACAGCGCGTACTCCTTTTGATTTCGGTGCTCCTCCTGACCCTAATACAACAGGATTAATCATGCAGTTTAGAGTTATTTCCAGAGAAGGCACGGATGAAAGTCAAGTGCCAAAATTCCTGACTACTGTAAAAAGATTCAATGAATCTGAAGCAAAAAGAACAAGAGATATCACTCTGGATGTCACTCAGGATCGATATGGAAGACTTATGTTCATGTTAAATGATCACATGTATATAGATAAAATTACGGAAAATCCGATGCTTGGAGATATAGAAATCTGGAGGATTATAAATTCAGGAATCGCTGTACATCCCATTCATATTCACCTTGTTCAATTTCAAATTCTGGACCGTATTCCATTTGATGTAGAAGCATATAATCTGAAAGGTCAGATACGTTTTACAGGTGATCCTGAACCTCCCCTTCCCGGCGAACAAGGATGGAAGGATACCGTTCAGGCCTTTCCAGGCTTCGTCACCCGAGTCATTATGCGTTTTGCTCCCTATATAGGACGATATGTATATCACTGCCATATTTTAGAGCATGAAGATTATGACATGATGCGCCAATTTGAGGTAATTCCAAGAAGATTAACTCTCTGCGGCAACGATAAATGTCTGGAGTGCTCACAAAGTTGCAGATGTATATGTGAATAA
- a CDS encoding response regulator, producing MNENLKNISHIPINEAMMFFTSLDVFDEDFIGLTKNCEISLWSKGAEKRFGYKANEIIGRSIEVLIAEDQLSEFYNQMDLVRSGEIIKDFTTASLHKDGTKTDVFVSLSPVYDRNGMFNGAVGIYKDILEERKFDSYQFLSHMSHEIRNLISGIVGIIELFKTTPLDHEQSRYVSMLKKSIDKFNPIINKISEISNLESDKILLTETSNQCISAKTILGVEDNIINQEIMESIIKRKGYHYIPAYNGKEAISILKNTRVNLILMDIQLPELDGFEVTRMIREQRDRDDHIPIIAMTAFASHEDRQKCIEAGMDDYISKPFELDVLYSLIEKYLY from the coding sequence ATGAATGAAAATTTGAAAAATATTTCCCATATTCCTATAAATGAAGCTATGATGTTTTTTACATCTTTAGATGTTTTTGATGAGGACTTTATTGGACTGACAAAGAATTGTGAGATCTCTCTGTGGAGTAAAGGGGCTGAAAAAAGATTCGGGTATAAAGCAAATGAGATTATTGGCAGGAGCATAGAAGTTTTAATAGCGGAAGATCAACTTTCTGAGTTTTATAATCAAATGGATTTGGTAAGATCGGGAGAGATCATCAAAGATTTTACAACAGCAAGTCTGCATAAAGATGGAACGAAAACGGATGTCTTTGTTTCCTTGTCTCCAGTTTATGATCGCAATGGAATGTTTAATGGAGCTGTTGGAATCTATAAAGATATCTTGGAAGAAAGAAAGTTTGATTCTTATCAGTTTTTATCCCATATGAGCCATGAAATAAGAAATCTGATCAGCGGCATAGTAGGAATAATAGAGCTTTTTAAAACAACACCTCTTGACCATGAGCAAAGCAGATATGTTAGTATGCTTAAAAAATCCATAGATAAATTCAATCCAATCATTAATAAAATATCAGAGATATCAAATTTAGAGTCAGATAAGATTTTATTAACAGAAACAAGTAATCAATGTATCTCAGCTAAAACAATTTTAGGCGTTGAAGATAATATAATTAATCAAGAAATCATGGAAAGCATTATTAAAAGAAAAGGATATCATTATATCCCTGCCTACAATGGAAAAGAAGCAATAAGTATTTTGAAGAATACTCGGGTTAATTTAATTCTGATGGACATTCAATTGCCTGAACTTGATGGATTTGAAGTAACAAGAATGATTAGGGAACAGCGTGATCGAGACGATCATATCCCTATTATTGCCATGACGGCATTTGCATCTCATGAGGATAGACAAAAATGTATTGAAGCAGGTATGGATGATTATATATCCAAGCCTTTTGAATTGGACGTACTTTATAGTCTTATAGAAAAATATTTATATTAA
- a CDS encoding PH domain-containing protein, whose translation MADVSLNKVFNFYEEVPLSPSLEPFISKNEVVHFAVKTVRDVAVFTDKRILIADKQGITGKKIEYYSIPYKNIVTYAVETAGTFDLDSEIKLVLSGGISIELKFFKGKNMDNLLLKVYDLINSYVIG comes from the coding sequence GTGGCGGATGTAAGCTTAAACAAAGTCTTTAATTTTTACGAAGAAGTACCTCTTTCTCCAAGCCTTGAGCCATTCATCTCCAAAAATGAAGTAGTGCATTTTGCAGTAAAAACTGTAAGAGATGTTGCAGTGTTTACTGACAAACGTATTTTAATTGCTGATAAACAAGGAATCACTGGAAAGAAAATAGAATATTATTCAATACCTTATAAAAATATCGTTACTTATGCGGTTGAAACGGCAGGAACATTTGACTTGGATTCAGAAATAAAGCTGGTACTGTCCGGTGGAATCAGTATAGAGCTTAAATTTTTCAAAGGCAAAAATATGGATAATCTTCTTCTTAAGGTGTATGATCTTATAAACAGTTATGTTATAGGATAG